A single genomic interval of Musa acuminata AAA Group cultivar baxijiao chromosome BXJ3-4, Cavendish_Baxijiao_AAA, whole genome shotgun sequence harbors:
- the LOC103974957 gene encoding protein RGF1 INDUCIBLE TRANSCRIPTION FACTOR 1-like: MGRGAYEGGNGVAAPAAAMPGWLGGLVEESFFVGCGAHESRKKNEKNIFCLDCCTSICPHCAAAHPSHPLLQVRRYVYNDVVRLDDIEKLIDCSYVQPYTINSAKVVFLKPRPQSRPFKGSGNICLTCDRILQEPFHFCSLSCKVDHVLLRGDDLSSILFRFSESDFAFPHFENLRMDGSDLLEDDDDLIAPEDVTQHRGGSASSNGGAPKKKKSGAGFFPQIVLSLSNRRKGAPHRSPLS, from the exons ATGGGGAGAGGGGCATATGAAGGGGGGAATGGGGTGgcagcaccagcagcagcgaTGCCGGGGTGGCTGGGGGGCTTGGTGGAGGAGAGCTTCTTCGTGGGGTGCGGGGCCCATGAGAGCCGGAAGAAGAACGAGAAGAACATCTTCTGCCTCGACTGCTGCACCAGTATCTGCCCCCACTGCGCAGCCGCCCACCCCTCCCACCCACTCCTCCAG GTGAGACGTTATGTGTACAATGATGTGGTTCGATTGGATGATATTGAGAAGCTCATAGACTGTTCCTATGTCCAG CCATACACTATCAACAGTGCCAAAGTGGTGTTCCTGAAGCCAAGGCCTCAATCCAGGCCTTTCAAGGGCTCCGGCAACATTTGCTTGACCTGCGACAGGATCCTCCAAGAGCCCTTCCACTTCTGCTCTCTCTCGTGCAAG GTGGACCATGTGCTGCTGCGAGGAGATGATCTATCGAGCATATTATTCAGGTTCAGCGAGTCCGACTTCGCCTTCCCTCACTTCGAGAATCTGCGGATGGACGGCTCCGATCTCCTCGAAGACGATGATGACCTGATCGCCCCGGAAGACGTGACGCAGCACCGTGGCGGCTCCGCCTCCAGCAACGGCGGGgcgccgaagaagaagaagagcggtGCCGGCTTCTTCCCTCAGATTGTCCTCTCCTTGAGCAACAGGAGGAAGGGAGCTCCCCACAGATCTCCCCTctcctaa